In Mercurialis annua linkage group LG5, ddMerAnnu1.2, whole genome shotgun sequence, a single genomic region encodes these proteins:
- the LOC126680309 gene encoding uncharacterized protein LOC126680309 yields the protein MASLTPGVLLKLLQSMNSNVKVRGEYRSVLLQVISIVPALTGSELWPNQGFFVKVSDSSHSTYVSLSKDDNELILTNKLQLGQFFYIDRMEGGSPVPTLIGVRPIPGRNPFVGNPTDLMQMLVPSDGPVPVDSEGGNGSKIKELTENSRQKIVIKEERTGVASRYMQTNSKWSGPDSSGGGNGNSNETESNNGVGTEKGGIMKGKQQENKGQARPTTPVRNRGDSLSSKSNVAAPNSKAAPALCKSKSAKSSSNKHETTNLTSLSSNIDKNFLSDTTSWSSLPASLLKPGKGMLRRKYLASLIAAEAQKEASAAAALVKCLNMFADLRSSASLENPHHSLTRFFMLQQLIDKPNITTPLTDKSLRSTPQFSIPDTDKTGKRAGLSHPKTILKTPKSSIELILAEKVEWAKGEGSKEIKELREAILNETRNWFVKFLEGALDAGFRVAVHEKKGKESVGRRTEPENNHIAVTLSQLKHANEWLDKLRNNLTTSEQNNILVETIDRLKQKIYTCLLAHVDSAASALENRSDRS from the exons ATGGCATCTCTAACACCAGGAGTGTTGCTAAAGCTTCTTCAGAGTATGAACTCGAATGTAAAAGTTCGCGGAGAGTATCGATCCGTTCTGTTACAAGTTATCAGCATTGTGCCCGCCTTGACCGGCTCGGAGCTATGGCCTAATCAAGGCTTCTTCGTAAAAGTATCGGATTCGTCGCATTCGACATATGTATCACTCTCCAAGGATGACAATGAGCTTATCTTGACTAACAAGTTACAGCTCGGACAGTTTTTCTACATTGATAGAATGGAAGGCGGATCGCCAGTTCCGACCCTGATTGGTGTCAGACCAATTCCGGGACGAAATCCTTTCGTAGGAAATCCGACGGATTTGATGCAGATGTTGGTGCCATCTGATGGTCCTGTGCCGGTTGATAGTGAAGGAGGTAACGGGTCGAAAATAAAAGAGTTAACGGAGAATTCAAGACAGAAAATTGTTATCAAAGAGGAAAGAACTGGGGTTGCGTCAAGATATATGCAGACAAATTCGAAATGGAGCGGACCGGATTCGAGTGGAGGTGGTAATGGTAACAGCAATGAGACAGAGAGTAACAATGGAGTAGGTACCGAGAAGGGTGGAATAATGAAGGGCAAACAACAAGAAAACAAAGGTCAG GCGCGGCCTACTACTCCCGTCCGAAATCGAGGGGATTCACTTTCATCAAAGTCCAATGTTGCTGCGCCCAACAGCAAAGCGGCTCCAGCGCTTTGTAAGAGCAAATCTGCAAAATCTTCATCAAATAAACATGAAACGACCAACTTGACTTCCTTGTCAAGTAATATAGATAAGAACTTTTTGTCTGATACAACTTCATGGAGCTCTCTGCCTGCTAGCCTCTTGAAGCCTGGAAAG GGAATGCTTAGAAGGAAGTATTTAGCTTCTTTAATTGCAGCAGAAGCACAGAAAGAAGCATCCGCGGCTGCTGCTCTTGTCAAGTGCCTAAA TATGTTTGCCGATCTTCGTTCCTCTGCCTCACTGGAGAACCCCCACCATTCTCTCACCAGGTTCTTCATGCTGCAACAGCTCATCGACAAACCGAACATAACAACCCCGTTAACGGATAAATCACTCAGATCAACACCACAATTTTCCATTCCAGACACTGACAAAACCGGCAAAAGAGCGGGTCTTAGTCACCCTAAGACTATATTGAAGACTCCAAAGTCTTCAATAGAGTTGATTTTAGCTGAGAAGGTGGAGTGGGCTAAAGGAGAGGGTTCAAAAGAAATCAAAGAACTAAGAGAAGCCATCTTAAACGAAACAAGAAATTGGTTCGTCAAATTCTTAGAAGGCGCATTGGATGCAGGGTTTCGCGTTGCTGTCCACGAGAAGAAGGGCAAGGAGAGTGTGGGAAGACGAACGGAACCGGAGAACAATCACATTGCTGTCACACTGTCACAGCTCAAGCATGCAAATGAATGGTTAGATAAACTGAGGAACAACTTGACAACATCAGAACAGAATAACATATTGGTAGAGACAATTGATCGGTTGAAGCAAAAGATTTACACTTGTTTGCTTGCTCATGTGGATTCAGCTGCGTCAGCTTTAGAGAATCGGTCTGATCGAAGTTGA
- the LOC126680308 gene encoding uncharacterized protein LOC126680308 has protein sequence MNSDGAEPVGGYSTPNPRGGRGSPRSAGRTSYRTSHIIDAEEGDFAHSSTSSASRGSSSNGGRTYSHGKRGNERHYPRFSPATASRNCNRGSTPIHHEYRVKKPSGDGSSHLEEAIRQDQSASKSSDSLPEGFQSDSALSPLSSRIASTQGDVAKIQVNEAVTEGTLQPGVSLEVLPINTHCISTINQITCAEEGDFSHSPVSLSSSSSNGGRIRSHGKRENGRHSTRFSPATVPRHSNHRSTPLHSEYRVKKPSEGGSSYLEETIRQDQSASNATVSQPGPKQQEGFQSDSALTPAYLSSHTASRQVDVTTIQVKEAVTEDTLHTGDSLEVHATLLKNVSQLSMQSDDVSQTLQEQFAKSTGHTVDSGNPENLTSKPFDICPPKQGTLITLKPSLREINRGKRNEIKRALSGQGEILGPGMILLKAFLSMDDQIKIVNICRKLGLGPGGFYQPGYREGAKLLLKMMCLGKNWDPNTSKYGERRPIDGAKPPSIPPDFHKLVGKAMKDAVALMVANNEEETLPLMSPDICITNFYSTKGRLGLHQDKDESEGSLRKGLPVVSFSIGDSGEFLYGDNIDENAAKKVLLESGDVLIFGGKSRHIFHGVYSVHADTAPKYLLDETNFRGGRLNLTFRQY, from the exons ATGAATTCCGACGGTGCTGAACCCGTTGGCGGTTATTCCACTCCCAATCCTAGAGGAGGAAGAGGATCACCACGTTCTGCCGGTCGCACTTCTTATCGTACTTCTCAT ATTATTGATGCAGAAGAAGGGGATTTCGCTCATAGCTCCACGAGCTCGGCTAGTCGTGGCAGTAGTAGTAATGGTGGTAGAACATATTCACACGGAAAAAGGGGAAATGAGCGTCACTATCCCCGGTTTTCACCTGCTACAGCTTCTAGGAATTGTAATCGTGGGTCTACTCCGATTCATCATGAGTATCGAGTAAAGAAGCCATCGGGAGATGGATCTTCTCATTTAGAAGAAGCAATCCGCCAGGATCAAAGTGCTTCAAAGTCCTCTGATAGTCTGCCTGAGGGTTTTCAAAGTGATTCTGCATTGTCGCCTTTAAGTTCTCGTATTGCTAGTACGCAAGGTGATGTAGCGAAAATTCAGGTAAATGAAGCTGTAACTGAGGGTACATTGCAGCCTGGTGTCTCACTTGAAGTTCTTCCAATAAACACTCATTGCATTTCAACTATCAATCAAATAACTTGTGCAGAAGAAGGAGATTTCTCTCATAGCCCGGTTAGCcttagtagtagtagtagtaacGGCGGTAGGATAAGATCACATGGAAAAAGGGAAAATGGGCGCCACTCAACTCGGTTTTCACCTGCTACTGTACCTAGGCATTCTAATCATCGGTCTACTCCACTTCATTCTGAGTATCGAGTAAAGAAACCATCAGAAGGTGGGTCTTCTTATTTAGAAGAAACAATCCGCCAGGATCAAAGTGCTTCAAATGCCACTGTTAGTCAGCCTGGGCCAAAACAACAAGAGGGTTTTCAAAGTGATTCAGCATTGACGCCTGCATATTTAAGTTCCCATACTGCTAGTAGACAAGTTGATGTGACCACAATTCAGGTAAAGGAAGCTGTCACTGAGGATACATTGCATACTGGTGACTCACTTGAAGTTCATGCTACCCTCCTGAAGAATGTGTCTCAGCTGTCTATGCAGTCTGATGATGTTAGCCAGACATTGCAAGAACAATTTGCTAAGAGTACTGGACACACTGTAGATTCAGGGAATCCAGAGAATCTGACATCAAAGCCTTTTGACATTTGCCCACCCAAACAGGGAACTCTTATCACACTAAAACCTTCATTGCGTGAGATAAATAGAGGAAAGCGGAATGAGATAAAGCGGGCTTTATCAGGACAAGGAGAAATATTAGGTCCAGGAATGATTCTTCTAAAAGCTTTCTTGTCTATGGATGATCAG ATTAAAATAGTTAACATTTGCCGAAAGCTTGGGTTAGGTCCTGGTGGTTTTTACCAACCAGGTTACCGGGAGGGTGCAAAACTACTTCTGAAAATGATGTGCCTGGGTAAGAATTGGGACCCCAACACAAGTAAGTACGGAGAACGTCGGCCAATTGATGGTGCTAAACCACCCAGTATTCCTCCTGATTTTCATAAGTTGGTCGGGAAAGCAATGAAAGATGCTGTTGCTCTCATGGTAGCAAACAATGAGGAAGAAACTCTTCCACTGATGTCACCAGACATCTGTATTACAAATTTTTACTCAACTAAGGGGCGGCTTGGTCTTCATCAG GATAAAGATGAAAGTGAAGGAAGCCTGAGAAAAGGATTACCTGTGGTTTCTTTTTCAATTGGAGATTCAGGAGAATTTCTGTATGGTGATAATATAGATGAAAATGCTGCTAAGAAGGTTTTGCTGGAGTCAGGAGATGTTCTGATATTTGGCGGGAAGTCTAGACATATATTTCATGGTGTGTATTCTGTTCATGCCGACACTGCACCAAAGTATCTGCTCGATGAAACAAATTTCCGTGGTGGTCGTCTAAATCTGACTTTCAGACAGTATTAA